Proteins from a genomic interval of Youhaiella tibetensis:
- a CDS encoding hydantoinase/oxoprolinase family protein — translation MALDSTRPSLAVAVDIGGTFTDVALVDGAGRSWRAKTPSIPSDPSEAFLNGIRLALEQAGASAKDLDQVLHGTTVATNMILEGKGARTALVTTRGFRHVLAIGRQDIPRKANLYTWVKPVPPVPASRILEVDERIAAGGAVLEALNEASVRAAAVGIRGMDVEAVAVCLIHAYANPDHERRVAEILREELPDLAITVSSDVLPVVREYERSLTTVLNATVMPGVTTYVERLEKRLTDEGAGVPLMLMQSNGGVAGASKIRVAPALTALSGPAAGVVGARAAAQACGINDIITVDIGGTSADICLIKDGEIGLTQHGAVGEWPLALPMVDMITIGAGGGSLARIKDGGLTVGPESAGARPGPACYGHGGTEPTVTDAHVALGQLPARLLGGRMVLDVEAAKAAVMSVAGPLGLDLETAARGILAIADNHMVGAMRVVSVERGHDPRDFTLVPFGGAGPLHGCALADLLGIRKVLITPAPGVLCADGLLAADLRSEFSRAMAIAGPMDPEATAPIIAELEQQASEWLDIEDVAAEARVIECVALMRYVGQGGEIAVAYAPDRAVVEENFRNAHKALYGFNLSAPIELVTLRVHATGVAPTPPVVSLTPGQTPAPEEHTAVSIGGASVDVPVLDRAKLGAGATFAGPVILTQLDTTTFVSPGWTGEVHPSGGIILTRGKA, via the coding sequence ATGGCCCTGGACTCCACTCGCCCCTCCCTCGCCGTTGCCGTGGATATCGGCGGCACCTTTACCGACGTGGCCCTGGTCGATGGCGCCGGCCGTTCCTGGCGCGCCAAGACGCCGTCGATCCCGTCCGACCCGTCCGAGGCTTTCCTCAACGGTATTCGCCTGGCTCTCGAGCAGGCCGGCGCTTCCGCCAAGGACCTCGACCAGGTGCTGCACGGCACGACCGTTGCGACCAACATGATCCTCGAAGGCAAGGGCGCCCGCACGGCGCTGGTGACGACGCGCGGCTTCCGCCACGTGCTCGCCATCGGCCGCCAGGACATTCCGCGCAAGGCCAACCTCTACACCTGGGTGAAGCCGGTTCCCCCGGTTCCGGCCAGCCGCATACTCGAGGTCGATGAGCGCATCGCCGCCGGCGGCGCCGTGCTCGAAGCCCTGAATGAAGCGAGCGTCCGCGCGGCCGCCGTCGGCATTCGTGGCATGGATGTGGAGGCGGTCGCCGTCTGCCTCATCCACGCCTATGCCAACCCCGACCATGAGCGCCGCGTTGCCGAAATCCTGCGCGAGGAGCTTCCGGACCTCGCCATCACGGTTTCGAGCGATGTCCTGCCGGTGGTGCGCGAATACGAGCGGTCGCTGACCACCGTGCTCAACGCCACCGTCATGCCGGGCGTCACGACCTATGTCGAAAGGCTCGAAAAGCGCCTGACCGACGAAGGCGCGGGCGTGCCGCTGATGCTCATGCAGTCCAATGGCGGCGTGGCCGGTGCCTCCAAGATCCGCGTGGCCCCGGCGCTGACCGCGCTTTCGGGCCCGGCAGCGGGTGTCGTCGGCGCACGCGCCGCGGCACAGGCTTGCGGCATCAACGATATCATCACGGTCGATATCGGCGGTACCTCGGCCGACATCTGCCTCATCAAGGACGGCGAAATCGGCCTTACCCAGCACGGCGCCGTCGGCGAATGGCCGTTGGCGCTGCCGATGGTCGACATGATCACCATCGGTGCCGGCGGCGGCTCGCTCGCCCGCATCAAGGACGGTGGCTTGACCGTCGGCCCCGAAAGCGCCGGCGCCCGTCCGGGTCCGGCCTGCTACGGCCATGGCGGCACCGAGCCGACCGTGACCGATGCCCACGTTGCCCTCGGCCAGCTCCCGGCGCGCCTGCTCGGCGGTCGCATGGTGCTGGACGTCGAGGCCGCCAAGGCGGCGGTGATGAGCGTTGCCGGCCCCCTCGGTCTCGACCTCGAAACCGCCGCGCGCGGTATCCTTGCCATTGCCGACAACCACATGGTTGGCGCTATGCGCGTGGTTTCGGTCGAGCGCGGCCACGATCCGCGCGACTTCACGCTGGTGCCGTTCGGCGGCGCAGGCCCGCTCCATGGCTGTGCGCTGGCCGACCTTCTCGGCATCCGCAAGGTGCTCATCACCCCGGCTCCCGGCGTGCTTTGCGCCGATGGCCTGCTCGCTGCCGATCTGCGTTCGGAGTTCTCCCGCGCCATGGCCATCGCCGGGCCGATGGACCCGGAAGCAACCGCGCCGATCATCGCCGAACTCGAGCAGCAGGCGTCCGAATGGCTCGATATCGAGGATGTGGCAGCCGAGGCCCGCGTCATCGAGTGCGTGGCGCTCATGCGCTATGTGGGGCAGGGCGGTGAGATCGCCGTGGCCTATGCGCCTGACCGCGCGGTGGTGGAAGAGAACTTCCGCAACGCCCACAAGGCGCTCTACGGCTTCAACCTCAGCGCGCCGATCGAACTGGTGACGCTGCGCGTCCACGCCACCGGCGTTGCGCCGACCCCGCCGGTCGTCAGCCTCACCCCCGGCCAGACACCGGCGCCCGAAGAGCACACTGCCGTCAGCATTGGCGGCGCCAGCGTCGACGTGCCGGTCCTTGATCGCGCCAAGCTCGGCGCCGGTGCGACCTTTGCGGGTCCGGTCATCCTCACCCAGCTCGATACGACCACGTTCGTGTCGCCGGGCTGGACCGGTGAGGTGCATCCCTCGGGCGGCATCATCCTGACGCGAGGCAAGGCATGA